A section of the Perognathus longimembris pacificus isolate PPM17 chromosome 7, ASM2315922v1, whole genome shotgun sequence genome encodes:
- the LOC125355435 gene encoding glutathione S-transferase Mu 7 isoform X4, with protein sequence MAMTLGYWDIRGLAHGIRLLLEYTDSSYEEKRYMMGDAPDCDQSQWLSEKFKLGLDFPNLPYLIDGAHKITQSNAILRYIARKHNLCGETEEEKIRVDMLENQLMDTRMQLARICYSCDFEKLKPEYLEQLPGMMKLFSQFLGKRPWFAGDKITFVDFIAYDTIERNQIFEPRCLDAFPNLKDFISRFEGLKKISAYMKSSRFLPTPVFTKMATWGCK encoded by the exons ATGGCCATGACACTGGGTTACTGGGACATCCGTGGG CTGGCCCATGGCATCCGCCTGCTCCTGGAATACACAGACTCAAGCTATGAGGAGAAGAGATACATGATGGGAGATG CTCCTGACTGTGACCAAAGCCAATGGCTGAGTGAGAAATTCAAGCTGGGCCTGGATTTCCCCAAT CTTCCCTACTTGATTGATGGCGCTCACAAGATCACCCAGAGCAATGCCATCCTGCGCTACATCGCCCGCAAGCACAACCTGT gtggggagacagaggaggagaagaTCCGTGTGGACATGCTGGAGAACCAGCTTATGGATACTCGCATGCAGCTGGCCAGGATATGCTATAGCTGTGACTTT GAGAAACTGAAGCCAGAGTACTTGGAGCAACTCCCCGGAATGATGAAGCTCTTCTCCCAGTTCCTGGGGAAGCGGCCATGGTTTGCAGGGGACAAG ATCACCTTTGTGGATTTCATTGCTTATGATACTATAGAGAGGAATCAGATATTTGAACCCAGGTGCTTGGATGCATTTCCAAACCTGAAGGACTTCATTTCCCGCTTTGAG GGCCTGAAGAAGATCTCTGCTTACATGAAGAGCAGCCGCTTCCTCCCGACACCAGTGTTCACAAAGATGGCCACGTGGGGCTGCAAGTAG
- the LOC125355435 gene encoding glutathione S-transferase Mu 2 isoform X1: MKSGWRSGALTSQLAHGIRLLLEYTDSSYEEKRYMMGDAPDCDQSQWLSEKFKLGLDFPNLPYLIDGAHKITQSNAILRYIARKHNLCGETEEEKIRVDMLENQLMDTRMQLARICYSCDFEKLKPEYLEQLPGMMKLFSQFLGKRPWFAGDKITFVDFIAYDTIERNQIFEPRCLDAFPNLKDFISRFEGLKKISAYMKSSRFLPTPVFTKMATWGCK; encoded by the exons ATGAAGTCAGGATggagaagtggagctttgacctCGCAG CTGGCCCATGGCATCCGCCTGCTCCTGGAATACACAGACTCAAGCTATGAGGAGAAGAGATACATGATGGGAGATG CTCCTGACTGTGACCAAAGCCAATGGCTGAGTGAGAAATTCAAGCTGGGCCTGGATTTCCCCAAT CTTCCCTACTTGATTGATGGCGCTCACAAGATCACCCAGAGCAATGCCATCCTGCGCTACATCGCCCGCAAGCACAACCTGT gtggggagacagaggaggagaagaTCCGTGTGGACATGCTGGAGAACCAGCTTATGGATACTCGCATGCAGCTGGCCAGGATATGCTATAGCTGTGACTTT GAGAAACTGAAGCCAGAGTACTTGGAGCAACTCCCCGGAATGATGAAGCTCTTCTCCCAGTTCCTGGGGAAGCGGCCATGGTTTGCAGGGGACAAG ATCACCTTTGTGGATTTCATTGCTTATGATACTATAGAGAGGAATCAGATATTTGAACCCAGGTGCTTGGATGCATTTCCAAACCTGAAGGACTTCATTTCCCGCTTTGAG GGCCTGAAGAAGATCTCTGCTTACATGAAGAGCAGCCGCTTCCTCCCGACACCAGTGTTCACAAAGATGGCCACGTGGGGCTGCAAGTAG
- the LOC125355435 gene encoding glutathione S-transferase Mu 7 isoform X9, whose amino-acid sequence MSMTLGYWDIRGLAHGIRLLLEYTDSSYEEKRYMMGDAPDCDQSQWLSEKFKLGLDFPNLPYLIDGAHKITQSNAILRYIARKHNLCGETEEEKIRVDMLENQLMDTRMQLARICYSCDFEKLKPEYLEQLPGMMKLFSQFLGKRPWFAGDKITFVDFIAYDTIERNQIFEPRCLDAFPNLKDFISRFEGLKKISAYMKSSRFLPTPVFTKMATWGCK is encoded by the exons ATGTCCATGACGCTGGGTTACTGGGATATCCGCGGG CTGGCCCATGGCATCCGCCTGCTCCTGGAATACACAGACTCAAGCTATGAGGAGAAGAGATACATGATGGGAGATG CTCCTGACTGTGACCAAAGCCAATGGCTGAGTGAGAAATTCAAGCTGGGCCTGGATTTCCCCAAT CTTCCCTACTTGATTGATGGCGCTCACAAGATCACCCAGAGCAATGCCATCCTGCGCTACATCGCCCGCAAGCACAACCTGT gtggggagacagaggaggagaagaTCCGTGTGGACATGCTGGAGAACCAGCTTATGGATACTCGCATGCAGCTGGCCAGGATATGCTATAGCTGTGACTTT GAGAAACTGAAGCCAGAGTACTTGGAGCAACTCCCCGGAATGATGAAGCTCTTCTCCCAGTTCCTGGGGAAGCGGCCATGGTTTGCAGGGGACAAG ATCACCTTTGTGGATTTCATTGCTTATGATACTATAGAGAGGAATCAGATATTTGAACCCAGGTGCTTGGATGCATTTCCAAACCTGAAGGACTTCATTTCCCGCTTTGAG GGCCTGAAGAAGATCTCTGCTTACATGAAGAGCAGCCGCTTCCTCCCGACACCAGTGTTCACAAAGATGGCCACGTGGGGCTGCAAGTAG